ACAAGCGTCCTGAAAAATCCGTACGCGAATTGGTCGCGAACGGAAGGACCGTTGGCCGCATTGCGACCGGGGGAGGCGGCACGACGATTTCGATCGTCGGGCAGGAAGCCGGCTTCGCCGAATGGCTTGCAGAGCGCATGGACGCGCTTGCGGAGGAATATTTTTCATCAACCACCGGCGCGAATCGCAAAGACTAGGAAAGCGACGCCCGGCGGCCAGTCACTGAAACAGCAAAAGGAGAGAAACAGACAAAAGAAAAGGCCCCCAAACGACAAGCGTCCGGAAGCCGATAAGTTCTTAGCACCTACTGATTCGCATTTCCGGCCAGTCCCGTCAAGAGGCTGTGGTTCATTTGATGAGCTGCAGGGGTGGATTCTTTTGCCTTTTTGAAAGGTGAACCCATGGAAAATGCGATAACCACGACGCCCTTCGGGCGGCGGCCGCTATCGCTCGCGATGCTTTCAAGCCAGAAAGCGGCGCGGGAAGCCCCGAAAGGGGCGCGGCTTAACAAGTGGAAGGTGTTTCATACCGTGCGGGAGGCGCGGGAGGCGCTGGGGGCGAGTGATCGCGGCCTTGCGATCCTGAATGCGCTCCTGACCTTCTATCCCGAGAACGAACTGTCGGAGGAAACCGGCTTCGTCGTCTGGCCGTCCAACGAACAGCTGATCGCGCGTGCCAACGGCATCTCGCCGGCGACACTTCGGCGGCACCTGGCGGTGCTGGTCGATTGTGGCTTGATCATCCGCCGCGACAGCCCGAACGGCAAGCGCTTCGCCAGGAAGGGCAGGGGAGGGCATGTCGAACAGGCCTATGGCTTCGACCTGTCGCCGCTGGTGGCAAGGGCGGAAGAGTTCGCTTCGATGGCCGAAAGGATTGCCGAGGAGCGTCGGGCGTTGAAATGCGCGCGCGAACGGCTGACATTGCTGCGCCGGGACATCGTCAAGATGATCGAGGCCGGTCTCAACGAGGGCGTGTCGGGTGACTGGGCGGCGATGAGCCAGGTCTATCGCGCGATCATCGACCGGCTGCCGCGTTCTCCGGATCTGGCGACGGCGGAGGATATCTGCGATGCGCTTGCGCTTTTGCATGAGGAAGTGCATGACGCATTGGAATCGCACGTAAATTCGCAAAAAACGAACGCCAATGAGTCTCATACTGAGCGTCACAAACAAAATTCAAACCCAGAATCCCAATTTGAATCTGAATATGGCTTAGGAAAGAAAACAGAAGCGAGCGGCAGCGCCGGCGAAACCGACAATCTGCACAGCCTGCCGAAGCGGGAATTGCCGCTGGCACTGGTGCTGGATGCCTGCGAAGGCTTTCGGGATCTGGCAAAGGGAGGATCCATCCGCAACTGGCGGGACTTCCTGGGCATCGCCGAGATCGCCCGGCCGATGCTGGGCGTCAGCCCCAGCGCCTGGCGGGAGGCGGCCGAGGTGATGGGCGACAAACAGGCCGCAATCACGCTCGCCGCGATCTACCAGCGTGGCGAGGCCGTCGTCAGCCCCGGCGGCTATCTGCGCAATCTGACGGAACGGGCGAGAGATGGCCAGTTCTCCGTCTGGCCGATGGTCATGGCGCTGTTGAGGTCAAGGATCGAGGCCGGGAACGCCACGCAGACGCCAAAACCCGATGACGACGGGAGAGGGGAGCGCGCCGGCGATGACGGTCTCTCGATTTCGCCCGCTTTGGCACGCTCATTGAAGAAGCCGCGATGATGAACAGGCAAACCGTCGCCGTCTGACGGCAGCATCGCTTGTGAAAACGCTGGTGACGAACTATGTATGACTACAGTGGTTACGAAATAGGATTACGATAATGAGGGAAATTCAGCTCAGAGATGCAAAGGCGACGTTTTCTGCTGTTGTCGATCAGGCCGTGCACGGCACACCGTCGGTGATCACGCGGCGCGGTCGCAAGGAAGTGGTCGTCTTGTCCTACGAGGAATACGAAAAACTCGCGCATGTGCCCAGTTTTGGCCGGCTTCTG
This sequence is a window from Martelella sp. AD-3. Protein-coding genes within it:
- a CDS encoding type II toxin-antitoxin system Phd/YefM family antitoxin, which encodes MREIQLRDAKATFSAVVDQAVHGTPSVITRRGRKEVVVLSYEEYEKLAHVPSFGRLLAAYPGEDDTIAERSDKPGRDVAF
- the repC gene encoding plasmid replication protein RepC, producing the protein MENAITTTPFGRRPLSLAMLSSQKAAREAPKGARLNKWKVFHTVREAREALGASDRGLAILNALLTFYPENELSEETGFVVWPSNEQLIARANGISPATLRRHLAVLVDCGLIIRRDSPNGKRFARKGRGGHVEQAYGFDLSPLVARAEEFASMAERIAEERRALKCARERLTLLRRDIVKMIEAGLNEGVSGDWAAMSQVYRAIIDRLPRSPDLATAEDICDALALLHEEVHDALESHVNSQKTNANESHTERHKQNSNPESQFESEYGLGKKTEASGSAGETDNLHSLPKRELPLALVLDACEGFRDLAKGGSIRNWRDFLGIAEIARPMLGVSPSAWREAAEVMGDKQAAITLAAIYQRGEAVVSPGGYLRNLTERARDGQFSVWPMVMALLRSRIEAGNATQTPKPDDDGRGERAGDDGLSISPALARSLKKPR